Genomic DNA from Campylobacter concisus:
TTTTAAGCCTAAATGTGCATAAAAATAAGCTTCGTATCGGACATCTAAAGGGAAATAGCTTTTTTATCCGCTTAAAAAAAGTACTACCAAGTAATGCCAAAAAGCTAGAGCAAGCATTTGTTAGCATTGATAAAATGGGCTATGCAAACTACTTTGGCTATCAGCGTTTTGGTAAATTTGGCGACAATGCCGAAACTGGGCTTGAGCTTCTTAAAAATGGGACGATAAACGGCAAAAAGAGTAAAAATGTAAAGCTAAACGACTTTTTGATCTCAGCATATCAAAGCGATCTTTTTAACCGCTGGCTTAGCAAACGCGTGGAGATTTCGAGGTTTGCGCAGGACTTTAGCCTTTCTGAGCTAGCTCAAATTTACCCGTATCTTGACGGCGCGATTTTGAAAAATTTAAAATCGCAAAAGAGATTTTTTAAGCTGATAGAGGGCGAAGTTTTGGGTCACTACCCGCACGGAAAGTGCTTTTTGTGCGAGGATTTGGACGCAGAGGGCGCGCGCTTTGACGCTAGAGATATCACTAGCTGCGGGCTGATCGCGGGCGCAAAGGCGTATGAGGCGCAGGGCGCGGCTAGGGCAGCCGAGGATCAAATTTTTGCGCAGGCAAATGAATATAAAGCTAAAATGACGGGATCTAGGCGCTTTGCGTGGTGTTATTTGGAGGATGCAAGCTATAAATACAACGAGGAAAAAGCACACTTTACGATAAATTTCACACTGCAAAAAGGCAGCTACGCGACTGTTGTGCTAGAAGAAATCTTGCATAAAAACATCTTTGAGTAGGGCAGCGGCTCGTCTTGCGAGTACTTTTAAATGATTTTTGCGTCTATGCCGGTAACTGCAAGTAGAGTATAAATTTCGCTCCGTGATAGGCTGTATTCCTTATTTTTGGACGAAATTTACTTCTTTTGTTTAGCTACGAGCATAGTGACACAGAAAACACTTAAAACCATCTCGCAAAACTTTGCCTTAACTTTTAAGTTTAAATTTCACAAATCAAAATTCACCTCGCCTGACGCTCTTTAAAAGCTGTGAGCCAAGCGGTACAAAAATACTTTACTTTATTGTTTTAAATTTAAATTTGTGGCTAAATTTATCAAATTTTTGCACCAAGATCCTTATCCTAAAATCGCTAAATTTTACCCGTAAAGCAAGATGCGCTGGCGACGCGAAACACAAGTGTTTCTAAGCTCGTTTGGATATAATGGGTTTGCAAATTTATATTTTAAAAGGATTAAAAATGGCAAATATTTTTCTTTGCTCTTACTTTGCGGAGGTTGCGAGCAAGATTAATGAAGTGGTAAATTTTCAAGGCAAAGATATTGTTTTTATAGATACTGCGGCCAAATTTGAAGAGGTAAATTTCTACGTCGGCGAAGCGGTGGAAATTTTAGAAAATTTTGGTGCGAAGCTAAGACGCCTTGACGTCTC
This window encodes:
- the truD gene encoding tRNA pseudouridine(13) synthase TruD, whose protein sequence is MQETTTFKPLYALTHAPIEAYFSKNSDDFVVREIPLYEFSGDGEHMIVEISKKDMTTQEALHVLSEVTGAKMRDFGYAGLKDKQGMTTQFISMPRKFESNLANFSHEKMKILSLNVHKNKLRIGHLKGNSFFIRLKKVLPSNAKKLEQAFVSIDKMGYANYFGYQRFGKFGDNAETGLELLKNGTINGKKSKNVKLNDFLISAYQSDLFNRWLSKRVEISRFAQDFSLSELAQIYPYLDGAILKNLKSQKRFFKLIEGEVLGHYPHGKCFLCEDLDAEGARFDARDITSCGLIAGAKAYEAQGAARAAEDQIFAQANEYKAKMTGSRRFAWCYLEDASYKYNEEKAHFTINFTLQKGSYATVVLEEILHKNIFE